From the Solibacillus sp. FSL R5-0449 genome, one window contains:
- a CDS encoding spore germination protein, with translation MFFGKKKNESRKKQTETLPPSSQNKETPEQVSVQTQKSEAISETTEIFIQDMKERVLSPADLVVRHVTEKITIIFVDNLIKEDILNLKLLPALQNIENESPETIISQLPLPQINETDKMTDCVDTMLTGAVVIHVEGHSCAILVIIPARESRGLTPPENESQVIGSQVGFNESLSTNISLVRRYIANPNLGNEKFKVGKQTNTALSVMYIKGIVAEQNVNTIRQRIEALDIQDIIDSAELSELLDDNKLSFFPQMLITERPDRFCDGLLSGKVGILVDGSSMAILCPYSFFEFFQSREDKNLRWPIATFLRLLRFVAILISIFLTPLYVGALTFHYEVIPQSLLVPLSESRARVPFPPILEALFLELIMELLREAGARLPTKIGQTIGIVGGIVLGTAAVQAGITSNILIIIVALCALSSFITPSYMMGNVIRIIRFPIIIIAGFWGFYGIMLAFCILLIHLLRLTSLGAPYLSPFYPPRIRSWGDSIIRFPYRFTVRKSATTRVDGAEFSSGQDGQKNDRNVEE, from the coding sequence ATGTTTTTTGGAAAAAAGAAAAATGAGTCACGCAAAAAACAAACTGAAACATTACCGCCATCTTCTCAAAATAAAGAAACACCGGAACAGGTATCCGTCCAAACACAAAAAAGTGAAGCCATTTCTGAAACTACTGAAATTTTTATTCAGGATATGAAGGAGCGGGTGCTGTCACCAGCCGATTTGGTCGTACGCCATGTAACTGAAAAAATTACGATTATTTTTGTGGATAATTTAATTAAAGAAGATATTTTGAACTTAAAACTTTTGCCGGCTTTACAAAATATTGAAAACGAATCACCGGAAACAATCATAAGTCAATTGCCGCTTCCGCAAATAAATGAGACTGATAAAATGACTGATTGTGTAGATACAATGCTGACGGGAGCAGTTGTTATTCATGTAGAAGGACATAGCTGTGCGATACTTGTCATTATCCCGGCGAGAGAGTCACGAGGTTTAACACCTCCGGAAAATGAATCGCAAGTAATTGGATCACAAGTTGGTTTTAATGAAAGTTTGTCGACCAACATTTCTCTTGTTCGGCGCTATATAGCAAATCCGAATTTGGGGAACGAAAAATTCAAGGTTGGTAAACAAACAAATACCGCGCTTTCAGTAATGTATATTAAAGGAATTGTGGCGGAGCAAAATGTTAATACAATAAGGCAAAGAATTGAAGCACTTGATATTCAAGACATAATAGATAGTGCGGAACTGTCTGAGTTGCTTGATGACAATAAGCTTTCCTTTTTCCCGCAAATGTTAATAACAGAACGTCCAGATCGATTTTGTGATGGATTGCTAAGCGGGAAAGTAGGGATTCTTGTTGATGGGAGTTCAATGGCAATTCTTTGCCCATACAGCTTTTTTGAGTTCTTTCAGAGCAGAGAAGATAAAAACTTACGATGGCCAATCGCAACGTTTTTAAGGCTCTTAAGGTTCGTCGCTATTTTAATTTCCATCTTTTTAACACCACTGTATGTAGGAGCTTTAACTTTTCATTACGAAGTCATACCGCAGTCGCTGTTAGTTCCGCTAAGTGAATCGAGGGCCCGGGTTCCTTTCCCACCAATACTGGAGGCGCTTTTCCTGGAATTGATTATGGAATTGCTTCGGGAAGCAGGGGCAAGGTTGCCCACAAAAATAGGTCAAACAATAGGAATCGTCGGCGGTATTGTATTAGGAACAGCCGCAGTACAAGCAGGGATTACTAGTAATATCCTGATCATTATTGTTGCGCTATGTGCCTTGTCATCGTTTATTACGCCAAGTTACATGATGGGGAATGTCATTAGGATTATTCGTTTTCCGATTATTATTATTGCAGGGTTTTGGGGTTTTTATGGAATAATGCTCGCATTTTGTATTTTATTGATTCATCTATTGAGACTGACAAGCCTGGGTGCTCCTTATTTGTCGCCATTTTATCCTCCAAGAATTCGAAGCTGGGGCGACAGTATAATTCGCTTTCCGTATCGGTTTACTGTTCGCAAATCGGCAACTACAAGAGTAGATGGTGCTGAATTTTCATCAGGCCAGGATGGTCAGAAGAATGATAGGAATGTGGAAGAATGA
- a CDS encoding M42 family metallopeptidase, whose product MTKLDATLQMFKDLTDANGIPGNERAPREVMKKYIAPYADEVETDNLGSLIAKKVGDENGPKIMVAGHLDEVGFMVTRIDDKGFVFFQTVGGWWSQVMLAQRVTITTRKGEEIIGVIGSKPPHILPADVRNKVVDIKSMFVDIGATSKEEAMEWGVRPGDMITPYFEFNVMKNEKHLLAKAWDNRIGCAIAIDVLKALKEEKHPNIVYGVGNVQEEIGLRGAKTSSFKVQPDIGFSVDVGVAGDTPGVTPKESTSKMGAGPQIVVYDASMVSHTGLREFVLDVADEAGIPYQFEAMAGGGTDAGSIHITANGVPSLAIGVATRYIHSHAGILHRDDYDNAVKLIVEVIKRLDREAVNKITFE is encoded by the coding sequence ATGACAAAGCTCGATGCTACATTACAAATGTTCAAAGATTTAACAGATGCAAACGGCATTCCAGGAAATGAACGTGCACCACGTGAAGTAATGAAAAAGTATATCGCACCATATGCAGATGAAGTAGAAACAGATAACTTAGGCAGTTTAATCGCCAAAAAAGTAGGCGATGAAAACGGTCCGAAAATTATGGTTGCGGGCCACTTGGATGAAGTTGGTTTCATGGTGACACGCATCGATGATAAAGGGTTTGTGTTCTTCCAAACTGTAGGCGGCTGGTGGAGCCAAGTAATGCTTGCCCAACGCGTGACAATTACAACGCGCAAAGGGGAAGAAATTATCGGAGTGATCGGTTCAAAGCCACCACATATTTTACCGGCTGATGTTCGTAATAAAGTAGTCGACATTAAATCAATGTTCGTTGATATCGGTGCCACTTCAAAAGAAGAAGCAATGGAGTGGGGCGTACGTCCAGGCGATATGATCACACCATATTTTGAATTCAACGTTATGAAAAACGAAAAGCATCTTTTGGCGAAAGCATGGGACAACCGAATTGGCTGTGCAATTGCAATCGATGTACTGAAAGCATTAAAAGAAGAAAAGCATCCAAACATTGTTTATGGTGTCGGGAATGTACAGGAAGAGATTGGCCTTCGCGGTGCGAAAACATCATCATTTAAAGTTCAACCGGATATCGGTTTCTCTGTAGATGTAGGTGTTGCTGGTGATACACCTGGCGTGACACCGAAAGAGTCGACTTCAAAAATGGGCGCAGGTCCACAAATTGTCGTATATGATGCATCCATGGTATCACATACAGGTTTACGTGAATTTGTTTTAGATGTAGCTGACGAAGCGGGCATTCCATACCAGTTCGAAGCTATGGCTGGCGGCGGTACGGATGCAGGTTCAATCCATATTACAGCAAATGGTGTGCCATCATTGGCAATCGGTGTAGCAACACGTTATATTCACTCACACGCAGGTATCCTGCACCGTGACGATTATGATAATGCTGTGAAATTAATTGTAGAAGTAATTAAACGATTAGACCGTGAAGCAGTAAATAAAATTACATTTGAATAA
- a CDS encoding dUTP diphosphatase translates to MQFHQLFEKQSKLDQFIEENQHVQKDVFAEKGLALLVELSELANETRCFKFWSTKGPSEKAVLLEEFVDSIHFMLSLGNMRGFQLKEWPYLKEKQELTETFLTTTQTILTFLQHQTEDNYRAMWQQYSIIAYNLNFTIDDVLQAYELKNEKNYDRQRNGY, encoded by the coding sequence ATGCAATTTCATCAATTATTTGAAAAACAAAGTAAACTTGATCAATTCATTGAAGAAAACCAACATGTACAGAAGGATGTATTTGCCGAAAAAGGTCTTGCATTATTAGTCGAGCTAAGTGAACTTGCCAACGAAACGCGCTGTTTCAAGTTTTGGTCAACGAAGGGGCCGTCGGAAAAAGCTGTCCTTTTAGAAGAGTTTGTAGATTCGATTCACTTTATGCTTTCACTTGGAAATATGCGCGGCTTTCAATTGAAGGAATGGCCCTATTTGAAAGAGAAGCAGGAGTTGACTGAAACCTTTCTTACTACGACACAGACGATTCTGACATTTCTGCAGCACCAAACTGAAGATAATTACAGGGCAATGTGGCAACAATACAGCATAATTGCGTACAACTTGAATTTTACAATCGATGACGTTTTGCAGGCATATGAATTAAAAAATGAAAAGAATTATGACCGACAACGAAATGGCTATTAA
- a CDS encoding sigma-w pathway protein ysdB: MAILLRLAIILLIIYIFYRGVRYLIDPKRKLDEAYENGQYYFYDDVKNIRKNFFISYKGALFEGEKYLGTTDNAFEVVSIFVFVHDAMKLQGFTKEDFLYLESEILMNYPNATINWKNPIEQLMKE, from the coding sequence ATGGCTATTTTGTTACGACTTGCCATCATCCTTCTCATCATTTACATATTTTATAGAGGGGTACGCTACTTAATCGACCCAAAGCGTAAATTGGATGAGGCATATGAAAATGGACAATATTATTTTTATGATGATGTGAAAAACATTCGGAAAAACTTTTTCATTTCGTATAAGGGAGCATTATTTGAAGGAGAAAAGTATTTAGGTACGACAGACAATGCATTTGAAGTCGTCAGTATTTTCGTCTTTGTCCATGATGCGATGAAACTTCAAGGGTTTACGAAAGAAGATTTTTTGTATTTGGAAAGTGAAATTCTTATGAATTATCCAAACGCCACGATCAATTGGAAAAATCCGATTGAGCAACTAATGAAAGAGTAA
- a CDS encoding peroxidase-related enzyme (This protein belongs to a clade of uncharacterized proteins related to peroxidases such as the alkylhydroperoxidase AhpD.), with amino-acid sequence MTKYEEQLSYLQKPNEEEIPDDIQQLFDEQVEKQLEQNGFVNNLFKILPLNALQYKGFLEFKYSLFNEETTYLSLADKEMIGLVVSSTNNCNYCLTSHSDVLRGITKNPGWVDQLTYNYRSAKLTEKQRALCDYAYRVTRYPNEITTKEVDLLREAGFNDHEILEAAYVAGFFNYTNRWVSTIGAVANPGHYGHNR; translated from the coding sequence ATGACGAAATACGAAGAGCAATTGTCTTATTTACAAAAGCCAAATGAAGAGGAAATACCGGATGATATACAGCAACTTTTTGATGAACAAGTTGAAAAGCAACTGGAGCAGAACGGTTTTGTAAATAATTTGTTTAAGATTCTTCCATTAAATGCGCTGCAGTATAAAGGTTTTTTGGAGTTTAAATATTCCTTATTCAATGAAGAAACAACTTATTTGTCGTTAGCAGACAAGGAAATGATCGGGCTTGTTGTCTCTTCGACGAATAATTGCAATTATTGCCTTACTTCACATAGTGATGTCCTCCGCGGAATAACAAAAAATCCGGGATGGGTGGACCAATTAACATACAATTACCGCTCTGCAAAACTTACGGAAAAGCAGCGTGCGTTATGTGATTATGCTTACCGGGTTACGAGATATCCAAATGAAATAACGACTAAAGAAGTTGATTTACTGCGTGAGGCTGGCTTTAATGATCATGAAATACTGGAAGCCGCGTATGTTGCCGGGTTCTTCAATTATACAAACCGCTGGGTAAGTACGATTGGAGCTGTCGCAAATCCCGGGCATTACGGACATAATCGATAA
- a CDS encoding DUF1294 domain-containing protein → MELAALSYVAVVSLVLCVYMYIDKERAKKKEWRISERTLLTLGVLGGALGGVLGMYLFRHKTKHNKFAFGFPLLGAIHVFLLVQLF, encoded by the coding sequence ATGGAATTAGCAGCACTTTCATATGTTGCCGTTGTTTCACTCGTATTATGTGTATATATGTACATAGATAAAGAACGTGCCAAAAAGAAGGAATGGCGTATTTCCGAACGGACATTATTAACATTGGGCGTTCTGGGAGGGGCACTTGGCGGTGTTTTAGGAATGTACTTATTCCGTCATAAAACAAAGCATAACAAATTTGCATTTGGCTTTCCTTTACTTGGAGCGATTCATGTATTTTTACTCGTTCAGCTATTTTAA
- the rplT gene encoding 50S ribosomal protein L20, which translates to MPRVKGGTVTRARRKKVLKLAKGYFGSKHTLYKVANQAVMKSGQYAYRDRRQKKRDFRKLWITRINAAARMNGLSYSRLMHGLKVAGIEVNRKMLADLAVTDATAFAQLAEEAKKAVAK; encoded by the coding sequence ATGCCACGCGTAAAAGGCGGAACAGTAACACGCGCTCGTCGCAAAAAAGTTTTAAAATTAGCTAAAGGTTACTTTGGTTCAAAACATACTTTATATAAAGTAGCTAACCAAGCAGTAATGAAATCAGGTCAATATGCATACCGTGACCGTCGTCAAAAGAAACGTGATTTCCGTAAATTATGGATCACTCGTATCAATGCGGCAGCTCGCATGAACGGTTTATCTTACTCTCGTTTAATGCACGGCTTAAAAGTAGCAGGTATCGAAGTTAACCGTAAAATGTTAGCTGACTTAGCTGTAACTGATGCAACAGCATTCGCTCAATTAGCTGAAGAAGCTAAAAAAGCAGTTGCTAAATAA
- the rpmI gene encoding 50S ribosomal protein L35, which produces MPKMKTHRGAAKRFKKTGTGKLKFDRAYGSHLFANKSTKAKRHLRKAKVATSGDFKRIRTLLTYMK; this is translated from the coding sequence ATGCCAAAAATGAAAACTCACCGTGGAGCTGCGAAACGTTTCAAAAAAACAGGTACTGGTAAATTAAAATTTGACCGTGCTTATGGCTCTCACTTATTCGCTAACAAATCAACTAAAGCAAAACGTCACTTACGTAAAGCAAAAGTTGCAACTTCAGGCGATTTCAAGCGTATCCGTACATTATTAACTTACATGAAATAA
- the infC gene encoding translation initiation factor IF-3, giving the protein MYVNEGIRARELRLIDHNGDQLGLKTRTEALEIAARANLDLVLVAPQAKPPVARIMDYGKFKFEQQKKDREIRKNSKVIVMKEVRLSPTIDEHDFQTKLRNAIKFLEKGDKVKASIRFKGRAITHKEIGQRVLDRFAEACAEVSTVEQKPKMEGRSMFLVLQPKTEK; this is encoded by the coding sequence ATGTATGTAAACGAAGGCATCCGCGCGCGCGAACTTCGTCTAATTGACCACAATGGTGATCAGCTTGGTCTAAAAACGCGTACAGAAGCGTTGGAAATTGCCGCTCGTGCTAACTTGGATCTTGTCCTTGTGGCCCCTCAAGCCAAGCCACCAGTCGCTCGTATCATGGACTATGGTAAATTTAAGTTTGAACAGCAAAAGAAAGACCGTGAAATTCGTAAAAACTCTAAAGTAATCGTAATGAAAGAGGTTCGTTTGAGCCCAACAATCGATGAACATGATTTTCAAACGAAATTACGTAATGCGATTAAGTTCCTTGAAAAAGGAGATAAAGTTAAAGCTTCAATTCGCTTTAAAGGTCGTGCAATCACACACAAAGAAATTGGTCAGCGTGTGCTGGATCGCTTTGCTGAAGCTTGTGCTGAAGTATCTACGGTTGAGCAAAAACCGAAGATGGAAGGCCGAAGCATGTTCTTAGTTCTTCAACCGAAGACAGAGAAATAA